A region of Desulfolithobacter dissulfuricans DNA encodes the following proteins:
- a CDS encoding potassium channel family protein, with amino-acid sequence MQKITNIVLMLVLLMLGGAFGYMLFEHTGFWEGMYLTVITITTVGYGDIVPVHPAGKVFTVLLVFAGVGLVFYVFGKITETMVEGGFRSIMERRKMNKKIARLRDHYIVCGFGRIGQVICEILKENNRPFLVIERDEEVIKEIEKEEYIELHGEASDDDILLKAGIQRARGLIAVVSSDADNLYITLTARGLNPDLFILARSSGAHGAETKLMRAGASKVISPYYIGARRMAQLIVRPTVIDFIDLTMHAGELGLRMEELLVSENASFKGKNLMESGIRQKYDVIVVAIKRAGEKMLFNPGPDTVLLPGDILVVLGQYEQISALEKEV; translated from the coding sequence ATGCAGAAAATTACTAACATTGTCCTTATGCTGGTGCTGCTCATGCTTGGCGGTGCCTTTGGTTATATGCTGTTTGAGCATACCGGCTTCTGGGAGGGTATGTATCTGACGGTGATCACCATTACCACTGTCGGCTATGGTGATATTGTTCCGGTGCATCCCGCCGGCAAGGTATTTACCGTACTCCTGGTTTTCGCCGGGGTAGGCCTGGTCTTCTATGTCTTTGGCAAGATAACCGAGACCATGGTGGAGGGCGGTTTTCGTTCAATCATGGAGAGGAGAAAAATGAACAAAAAGATTGCCCGGTTGCGGGATCATTATATCGTCTGCGGCTTTGGCCGTATCGGCCAGGTGATCTGCGAGATTTTAAAGGAAAACAACCGGCCCTTTCTGGTGATAGAGCGGGATGAGGAGGTCATCAAGGAGATCGAAAAGGAGGAATACATCGAGCTTCACGGGGAAGCCTCGGACGATGATATCCTGCTCAAGGCCGGAATCCAGCGGGCCAGGGGGCTTATTGCCGTAGTTTCTTCAGATGCGGATAACCTCTACATTACCCTGACCGCCCGCGGTCTCAATCCCGATCTGTTTATCCTGGCCCGCTCCAGCGGCGCCCACGGCGCTGAAACCAAGCTGATGCGGGCCGGGGCTTCCAAGGTGATCTCGCCCTACTACATCGGGGCCAGGCGGATGGCCCAGCTTATCGTCCGGCCCACGGTTATCGATTTTATCGATCTGACCATGCATGCCGGAGAACTGGGCCTGCGGATGGAGGAACTTCTGGTGAGTGAGAATGCTTCCTTCAAGGGGAAAAATCTGATGGAATCGGGCATCCGCCAGAAATATGACGTGATCGTGGTCGCCATCAAGCGGGCCGGCGAGAAGATGCTGTTCAATCCCGGCCCGGATACGGTCCTGTTGCCCGGTGATATTCTGGTGGTCCTGGGGCAGTACGAGCAGATCAGTGCTTTGGAAAAGGAGGTCTGA
- a CDS encoding pyridoxine 5'-phosphate synthase — protein MPVHIQSHHPAPISTALLARRTRWLLRELGCEGKSLSIILVDDETMAGYNAHYRHRTGPTNVLAFAAGGEELPPGLAPADELGDIIISVDTASREATQTGTTLHQRLTRLIVHGLLHLLGWDHERSESEAEAMWDRELQLIHQLHESRSDTMPHLAINVDHVATVRQARGIDEPDPVLAAGICELAGASGIVVHLREDRRHIQDRDVWLLRQTVKTKLNLEMAASKEIIGIALDIKPDMITLVPEKRQELTTEGGLDVIGNEKKIRKCIAKMEKAGIPVSLFIDPDAVQIEAAVDVGATFVELHTGRYCDATTEKERDREFRLIEESAELAFASGLRVNAGHGLDYLTTPRIAALDTIEELSIGHAIITRAVFVGLDQAVREMLERIRPPFPKH, from the coding sequence ATGCCAGTCCATATCCAGAGCCACCACCCAGCGCCGATCAGTACAGCTCTCCTTGCCAGGCGGACCCGCTGGCTGCTGCGCGAACTCGGTTGTGAAGGAAAGAGCCTGAGCATTATCCTCGTCGATGACGAGACCATGGCCGGGTACAATGCCCACTACCGCCACCGCACCGGTCCCACCAACGTGCTCGCCTTTGCCGCCGGAGGAGAAGAGCTGCCCCCCGGGCTGGCCCCGGCGGATGAACTCGGGGACATCATCATCTCGGTGGACACGGCCTCGCGGGAGGCAACACAGACCGGAACCACCCTGCACCAGCGTCTGACCCGGCTGATCGTCCATGGCCTGCTGCATCTGCTGGGCTGGGACCACGAACGATCCGAGTCCGAGGCAGAAGCCATGTGGGACCGGGAACTGCAACTGATCCATCAACTGCACGAGTCAAGGAGTGATACCATGCCTCATCTTGCCATCAATGTAGACCATGTAGCCACCGTGCGTCAGGCGCGCGGGATCGACGAACCCGACCCGGTCCTGGCCGCCGGTATCTGCGAGCTGGCCGGCGCCTCCGGCATTGTGGTGCATCTGCGGGAAGACCGCCGCCACATCCAGGACCGCGATGTCTGGCTGCTGCGGCAGACGGTGAAGACCAAGCTCAATCTGGAGATGGCCGCCTCCAAGGAAATCATCGGTATTGCCCTGGATATCAAGCCGGACATGATTACGCTGGTCCCGGAAAAACGCCAGGAACTGACCACCGAAGGCGGCCTGGACGTGATCGGCAATGAAAAGAAGATTCGCAAATGTATAGCCAAAATGGAGAAAGCCGGGATCCCTGTCTCCCTGTTCATAGACCCGGACGCGGTCCAGATCGAGGCGGCCGTTGATGTAGGAGCCACTTTTGTCGAACTGCATACGGGCCGCTACTGCGATGCGACCACGGAAAAGGAACGGGACCGGGAATTCCGCCTCATAGAAGAATCAGCGGAGCTGGCCTTTGCCTCGGGGCTGCGGGTCAATGCCGGCCATGGACTGGATTATCTGACAACCCCGAGGATCGCCGCTCTGGACACCATCGAGGAACTCTCCATCGGCCATGCGATCATAACCAGGGCTGTGTTTGTCGGCCTGGATCAGGCCGTCCGGGAGATGCTTGAGCGGATCAGACCTCCTTTTCCAAAGCACTGA
- a CDS encoding PhoH family protein — MKITATPKNNQTTRNLDFSDNAAAQVLFGDLNRNLQTVEQATGVSIHARGNLLQVKGRSHAVGLAASVLEQLYELIRKGYPIFTQDIAFGVKILESSPRTQLEEIFLDKVYITSRNRVVSPKSVNQKRYIEAIRHNDIVFGIGPAGTGKTYLAVAMAVSALASEQVRSIILTRPAVEAGEKLGFLPGDMAQKVDPYLRPLYDALNDMLGQDKAQELVERGIIEIAPLAFMRGRTLNNAFIILDEAQNTTREQMKMFLTRIGFDSKAVVTGDITQIDLPGSTRSGLVEAQNILEGIRGIHFSRFAKSDVVRHPLVQEIIQAYEDQEVRVAARSGRKKEKKPSTILRAE; from the coding sequence TTGAAGATAACTGCCACGCCAAAGAACAACCAGACCACCCGGAACCTGGACTTCAGCGACAATGCCGCGGCCCAGGTCCTGTTTGGCGACCTCAACCGTAACCTGCAGACCGTGGAACAGGCTACCGGCGTCTCCATCCACGCCCGCGGCAACCTGCTCCAGGTCAAGGGCCGCAGCCACGCCGTCGGCCTGGCCGCCTCGGTCCTGGAGCAGCTCTACGAACTGATCCGCAAGGGCTATCCCATCTTTACTCAGGATATCGCCTTTGGGGTTAAAATCCTGGAATCATCTCCCAGGACCCAACTCGAGGAGATCTTTCTCGACAAGGTGTACATCACCTCGCGCAACCGGGTGGTTTCACCCAAGAGCGTCAACCAGAAACGCTACATCGAGGCCATTCGCCACAATGACATTGTTTTCGGCATCGGTCCGGCAGGAACCGGCAAGACCTATCTTGCCGTGGCCATGGCGGTTTCGGCCCTGGCCAGCGAACAGGTCCGTTCCATCATCCTCACCCGGCCAGCGGTGGAAGCGGGCGAAAAACTGGGCTTTCTGCCCGGCGACATGGCCCAGAAGGTGGACCCCTACCTGCGGCCGCTCTACGACGCCCTTAACGACATGCTCGGCCAGGACAAGGCCCAGGAGCTGGTGGAGCGCGGAATTATCGAAATCGCGCCGCTGGCCTTCATGCGCGGCCGGACGCTGAACAACGCCTTTATCATTCTGGACGAGGCCCAGAACACCACCCGGGAGCAGATGAAGATGTTTCTCACCAGGATCGGTTTTGACTCCAAGGCCGTGGTCACCGGAGACATCACCCAGATCGACCTGCCCGGCTCGACCCGTTCCGGCCTGGTAGAGGCCCAGAATATCCTGGAAGGCATCCGGGGCATCCACTTCAGCCGTTTTGCCAAGTCCGACGTGGTTCGCCACCCGCTGGTTCAGGAAATCATCCAGGCCTACGAAGACCAGGAAGTCCGGGTTGCGGCCCGGTCAGGCAGGAAGAAAGAAAAGAAGCCATCAACCATTCTCCGGGCCGAGTAA
- a CDS encoding YncE family protein, whose translation MKKALTLCALLMLPVQAHALQETADTAGEVDWSIRTSWKLDTTPLDFVHTLDGKKVFVLGSDHKVHVYTARGEKLGAIPVDRNISGIDIAPRGETLYLVSRDGNSFTAVDVSFTQNIDVSRAPFLGPENAPVTLVVFSDFQ comes from the coding sequence ATGAAAAAAGCTCTGACACTTTGTGCCCTGCTCATGCTGCCTGTCCAGGCCCATGCCCTGCAGGAAACAGCAGATACCGCGGGCGAAGTGGACTGGTCGATCAGGACCAGCTGGAAACTGGATACCACCCCGCTCGACTTTGTCCACACTCTGGACGGTAAGAAGGTTTTTGTCCTGGGCAGCGACCACAAGGTCCATGTCTACACGGCAAGGGGCGAAAAACTGGGGGCCATCCCGGTGGACAGGAATATCAGCGGTATCGACATAGCTCCCAGAGGTGAAACACTGTACCTGGTCAGCAGGGATGGCAATTCCTTCACGGCCGTCGACGTCAGCTTCACCCAGAACATCGACGTCAGCAGGGCGCCCTTTCTGGGACCGGAAAACGCTCCGGTCACCCTGGTGGTTTTTTCGGACTTCCAGTGA
- the tig gene encoding trigger factor: MDVVVETVSDLTRKLTITLPQEEVQKELDKAYRKLNKEVKLKGFRRGKIPRTVLEKNFKDQVQADVGEQLVQATYFDAVEQEKIDPVVHPDIVKHDFPEDGTFTYVAMVDVRPEFEMKEYKGIEVEKPVTEVSDEEVEAELEELRRKHAVLRSADEDYAIARDDIAIVDFQGFHEGKPMKEVHNEDYSVDVGSGRLGEDFEEKLIGMKKGEKTLYEVDFPPEYPNPVLAGKTVEFKVDVKDVKQRIKPELDDEFAKDVSDEYETLEDLKKGIREELQKKKEEALEGDLDDRIMHKLIELNEFDVPEKLVLYEIEEMIKQTEENLKRAGLTLESAGITREELVEKNREVAVKRVKGDFLLKKIAELEDIKLADEDIERGYQRIADQYNMTVPEVKQFFKRREEILPFLNELLNEKILQFLRDNATFVEPSEDAAAEEGGAQESGDDA, translated from the coding sequence ATGGACGTTGTCGTAGAAACCGTATCTGATCTGACCCGTAAGCTCACCATTACCCTTCCTCAAGAGGAGGTGCAGAAAGAACTGGACAAGGCGTATCGCAAACTGAACAAGGAAGTCAAGCTCAAGGGGTTCAGGCGGGGTAAGATTCCCCGGACTGTGCTTGAAAAAAATTTCAAGGACCAGGTGCAGGCCGATGTGGGTGAGCAGCTTGTCCAGGCCACCTATTTTGATGCCGTCGAGCAGGAAAAGATCGATCCCGTCGTTCACCCCGATATCGTCAAGCATGATTTCCCCGAGGATGGTACCTTCACCTATGTGGCCATGGTGGATGTGCGGCCCGAATTCGAGATGAAGGAATACAAGGGCATCGAGGTGGAGAAACCGGTCACCGAGGTCTCGGACGAGGAGGTGGAAGCCGAACTTGAGGAGCTGCGCCGCAAGCACGCTGTGCTGCGCTCTGCCGACGAGGACTATGCCATTGCCAGGGATGATATCGCCATCGTCGACTTCCAGGGCTTCCATGAAGGCAAGCCCATGAAGGAAGTCCATAACGAAGACTATTCCGTTGATGTCGGTTCCGGCCGTCTGGGTGAGGATTTCGAGGAGAAACTCATCGGGATGAAGAAGGGCGAAAAGACCCTCTACGAGGTGGATTTTCCGCCTGAATATCCCAATCCGGTACTTGCCGGTAAAACCGTGGAGTTCAAGGTCGACGTCAAGGACGTCAAACAGCGTATCAAGCCTGAACTCGACGATGAGTTCGCCAAGGATGTCAGCGATGAGTACGAGACCCTGGAAGACCTGAAGAAGGGGATCCGCGAAGAGCTGCAGAAGAAGAAGGAAGAAGCGCTGGAAGGCGACCTGGACGACCGGATCATGCACAAGCTCATCGAACTCAATGAGTTTGACGTTCCCGAGAAGCTGGTCCTCTACGAGATCGAGGAGATGATCAAGCAGACCGAGGAAAATCTCAAGCGGGCCGGACTGACCCTGGAATCCGCCGGTATCACCCGTGAGGAACTGGTGGAGAAAAATCGCGAGGTGGCGGTCAAGCGGGTCAAGGGTGATTTCCTGCTCAAGAAGATCGCCGAGCTCGAGGATATCAAGCTGGCCGATGAGGACATCGAGCGCGGCTACCAGCGCATAGCCGACCAGTACAACATGACCGTGCCGGAAGTGAAACAGTTCTTCAAGCGTCGGGAAGAGATCCTGCCGTTCTTGAATGAGTTGCTCAATGAAAAGATTCTGCAGTTTCTGCGCGACAATGCCACCTTTGTCGAGCCCAGCGAAGATGCTGCGGCCGAAGAAGGCGGAGCGCAGGAATCGGGCGATGATGCCTGA
- the clpP gene encoding ATP-dependent Clp endopeptidase proteolytic subunit ClpP produces MNLVPMVVEQSPRGERAYDIYSRLLKERIIFLGTSVTDDVASLVIAQLLFLEADDPDKDITFYINSPGGSVTAGLAIYDTMQYVRCDVATLCMGQAASMGALLLAAGAAGKRFALPNSRIMIHQPMGGFQGQATDIDIHAREILRMRKDLNAILAKHTGRTVKKIQNDTERDNFMSAEEARKYGIIDEVLVRREQTEED; encoded by the coding sequence ATGAATCTGGTTCCAATGGTTGTTGAACAGAGCCCGCGCGGTGAGCGGGCTTATGATATCTATTCGCGCCTGCTCAAAGAGCGCATCATTTTTCTGGGTACTTCGGTAACCGATGATGTTGCCAGCCTGGTCATAGCCCAGCTGCTCTTTCTGGAGGCCGATGATCCTGACAAGGATATTACTTTCTACATCAACTCGCCCGGCGGTTCGGTGACCGCCGGGCTGGCCATCTATGATACCATGCAGTATGTCCGCTGTGATGTGGCCACGCTGTGCATGGGTCAGGCCGCGTCCATGGGCGCGCTGCTTCTTGCTGCCGGGGCAGCGGGAAAACGGTTTGCCCTGCCCAATTCCCGGATCATGATCCACCAGCCCATGGGTGGTTTCCAGGGACAGGCAACGGATATCGATATTCATGCCCGGGAAATCCTGCGCATGCGCAAGGATCTCAACGCCATCCTGGCCAAACATACCGGCCGGACGGTGAAGAAGATCCAGAATGATACCGAGCGGGATAATTTCATGAGCGCCGAAGAGGCCCGGAAGTACGGGATCATCGATGAGGTGCTGGTCCGTCGTGAACAGACGGAGGAGGACTGA
- the clpX gene encoding ATP-dependent Clp protease ATP-binding subunit ClpX has product MSDEFVDGHGIACSCSFCGKSQDEVGKLIAGPNVYICDECIELCNEIVRDATDDEDQGGEAAARVLKPKEIKAYLDEYVIGQEYAKRVLSVAVHNHYKRIESRVGLQEGDVELQKSNIILIGPTGSGKTLMAQTLARILNVPFTIADATTLTEAGYVGDDVENILVNLLQAADYDIDRAERGIIYIDEIDKIARKSDSPSLTRDVSGEGVQQALLKIIEGTVASVPPKGGRKHPQQELVRIDTSNILFICGGAFVGLDTVIKKRTGTKAIGFGAKVVSEGKKTIGEVLAGIQPEDLLKFGLIPELVGRLPVIATMEELEEEDLIRILKEPRNALTKQYQKLFAFENIKLRFTEGALKAIARKALDRKSGARGLRSVMEEAMLEIMYELPSEEGVAECVINEQVITSGEYPVVLYDSQETKKSA; this is encoded by the coding sequence ATGAGTGACGAGTTTGTTGACGGGCATGGAATAGCATGCTCCTGCTCGTTCTGCGGGAAAAGCCAGGACGAGGTAGGCAAGCTCATTGCCGGTCCCAATGTCTACATCTGTGATGAATGCATCGAGCTCTGTAACGAAATCGTCCGTGATGCCACCGATGATGAGGACCAGGGTGGCGAAGCGGCTGCCAGGGTTCTCAAACCAAAGGAGATCAAGGCCTATCTCGATGAGTACGTGATCGGCCAGGAGTACGCCAAGCGGGTCCTGTCGGTGGCGGTCCACAATCATTACAAGCGCATCGAGTCCCGGGTGGGCCTGCAGGAGGGTGATGTCGAACTGCAGAAATCCAATATCATCCTCATCGGCCCCACGGGCAGCGGCAAGACTCTCATGGCCCAGACCCTGGCCAGAATCCTCAATGTTCCCTTTACCATAGCGGATGCCACCACCCTGACCGAAGCCGGTTACGTGGGTGATGACGTGGAAAATATCCTGGTCAATCTGCTTCAGGCGGCGGATTATGATATTGACCGGGCGGAACGAGGTATTATCTATATAGACGAGATAGACAAGATTGCCCGTAAATCGGATTCCCCGTCTCTCACCCGGGACGTCTCGGGTGAAGGTGTACAGCAGGCACTGCTCAAAATTATTGAGGGTACTGTTGCCTCTGTTCCGCCCAAGGGTGGACGGAAGCATCCCCAGCAGGAACTGGTGCGGATAGACACTTCCAATATCCTGTTTATCTGTGGTGGCGCCTTTGTCGGCCTGGATACGGTGATCAAGAAACGGACCGGGACCAAGGCCATCGGCTTTGGGGCCAAGGTGGTCAGTGAAGGCAAGAAAACCATTGGCGAGGTGCTTGCCGGGATCCAGCCCGAAGACCTGCTCAAGTTTGGTCTGATTCCTGAACTGGTCGGCCGGCTGCCGGTCATTGCCACCATGGAGGAGCTTGAGGAAGAGGATCTGATCCGGATACTCAAGGAACCGCGGAATGCGCTGACCAAGCAGTATCAAAAGCTTTTCGCCTTTGAAAACATCAAGCTCCGATTCACCGAGGGAGCGCTCAAGGCCATCGCCAGAAAGGCTCTGGATCGCAAGTCCGGTGCCCGTGGCCTGCGTTCGGTCATGGAAGAGGCCATGCTTGAGATCATGTATGAGCTGCCCTCAGAGGAAGGAGTTGCCGAGTGCGTGATCAACGAACAGGTCATCACCAGTGGTGAATATCCTGTTGTTCTCTACGACTCTCAGGAAACAAAAAAGAGTGCGTGA
- the lon gene encoding endopeptidase La gives MPYPLMPLRDIVIFPGMVAPLVVGRKKSIQALEDAMERRTPVFLVTQKDGGVDDPRQEHLYTVGTLASVMQLLRLPDGTIKALVEGKQRARIVDFEETGDFYSVQVVEIPDQDGDSSEVIAYARELRRSFEQYTQVNRKIPKEVLSSVNNIEDPSRLVDTVASHLPLKTEEKQAFLETVSLPERISRVLEAIYREMELAELEKTIHAKVKKRMGTTQRNYYLGEKIRAIQEEMGQGDVADDLAELEQAIAEKDLPEAVREKATKELKKLKQMPPMSAETTVVRNYIDTILSLPWSEKSKSEIDIVQAEKILDEDHYGLSKPKERILEYLAVQAQVKKIKGPVICLVGPPGVGKTSVCKSIARAMNRKFIRLSLGGVRDEAEIRGHRRTYIGAMPGKIIHSMQKAGVVNPVFCLDEVDKMSVDFRGDPSAALLEVLDPEQNFAFNDHYLDLDYDLSEVFFITTANNLHGIPLPLQDRMEIIRLSGYTEEEKRNIALGYLIPKQLEANGFKPGDIQFSDNAILEIIRRYTREAGVRNLERTIAAICRKVARDRLKKKTLDKTYRISRQSVIRYLGVPRYRYGLAEEHHEIGLATGMAWTEVGGELLQIEATLMPGSGKLTVTGKLGDVMQESVQAAMSYVRSRAMRLGLEPDFYQKIDIHVHVPEGAIPKDGPSAGITIATSIVSALLKLPVNRQLAMTGEITLRGRVLPIGGLTEKLLAARRGNITHVLIPAENERDLKEVPQKIRNSLTIELVSHVDEVLQKALILKEGEELFQDVSLESIYNDFTVSAHNTPAQ, from the coding sequence ATGCCCTATCCCCTGATGCCCCTCCGGGACATTGTTATCTTTCCCGGAATGGTGGCTCCTCTTGTGGTTGGACGTAAAAAGTCCATCCAGGCATTGGAAGATGCCATGGAGCGCCGGACCCCTGTTTTTCTGGTGACCCAGAAGGATGGCGGGGTCGACGATCCCCGACAGGAACATCTCTACACCGTCGGCACCCTGGCCTCGGTCATGCAGCTGCTGCGCTTGCCCGACGGTACCATCAAGGCGCTGGTGGAAGGCAAGCAGCGGGCCCGGATCGTCGACTTTGAAGAAACCGGTGACTTCTATTCGGTCCAGGTGGTGGAAATCCCGGATCAGGATGGCGACAGTTCGGAGGTCATTGCCTATGCGCGCGAACTGCGGCGTTCTTTTGAGCAGTATACCCAGGTGAACCGCAAGATCCCCAAGGAAGTCCTCAGCTCGGTCAACAACATTGAGGATCCTTCCCGCCTGGTGGATACCGTTGCCTCGCATCTGCCGCTGAAAACCGAGGAAAAGCAGGCTTTCCTCGAGACCGTCTCCCTGCCCGAACGTATCAGCAGGGTTCTTGAGGCCATCTACCGTGAGATGGAGCTGGCCGAGCTGGAGAAGACAATTCACGCCAAGGTCAAGAAGCGGATGGGTACCACCCAGCGCAACTACTACCTGGGCGAGAAGATCCGCGCTATCCAGGAGGAGATGGGCCAGGGGGATGTGGCCGATGACCTGGCGGAGCTGGAGCAGGCCATAGCCGAGAAGGACCTGCCCGAGGCCGTGCGCGAGAAGGCGACCAAGGAGCTTAAAAAGCTCAAGCAGATGCCGCCCATGTCCGCCGAAACCACGGTGGTGCGCAATTACATCGATACCATCCTCAGCCTGCCCTGGTCCGAGAAGAGCAAGTCAGAGATCGATATTGTCCAGGCCGAAAAGATTCTTGATGAGGATCATTACGGGCTCAGTAAGCCCAAGGAGCGGATTCTCGAGTATCTGGCGGTACAGGCCCAGGTCAAAAAGATAAAGGGCCCGGTCATCTGTCTGGTAGGCCCCCCGGGAGTGGGCAAAACTTCGGTCTGCAAGTCCATCGCCCGGGCCATGAACCGTAAGTTCATCCGTCTGTCCCTGGGCGGGGTCCGCGATGAGGCCGAGATCCGCGGCCATCGTCGGACCTATATCGGTGCCATGCCCGGCAAGATCATCCACTCCATGCAGAAGGCGGGGGTGGTCAATCCCGTCTTCTGCCTGGACGAGGTGGACAAGATGAGTGTCGATTTCCGGGGCGATCCTTCGGCAGCGCTCCTGGAGGTCCTGGATCCGGAGCAGAACTTTGCCTTCAACGATCATTACCTGGACCTGGATTACGACCTGTCCGAGGTTTTTTTCATCACCACGGCCAACAACCTGCACGGTATCCCCCTGCCGCTGCAGGACCGGATGGAGATCATTCGGCTTTCCGGCTATACCGAGGAGGAAAAACGCAATATCGCCCTGGGGTACCTGATCCCCAAACAGCTGGAGGCCAATGGCTTCAAGCCGGGCGACATCCAGTTCAGCGATAATGCGATCCTCGAGATCATCCGTCGCTACACAAGAGAGGCCGGGGTTCGGAACCTGGAGCGGACCATTGCCGCCATCTGCCGCAAGGTGGCGCGCGACCGGCTCAAGAAAAAGACCCTGGACAAGACCTACCGTATTTCCAGACAGTCGGTGATCCGCTATCTCGGGGTGCCCAGGTATCGCTACGGCCTTGCCGAGGAGCATCATGAAATCGGTCTGGCCACCGGTATGGCCTGGACCGAGGTTGGCGGCGAGCTGCTGCAGATCGAGGCCACCCTGATGCCCGGTTCCGGCAAGCTCACCGTCACGGGCAAGCTGGGTGATGTGATGCAGGAGTCGGTGCAGGCGGCCATGTCCTATGTCCGTTCCCGGGCCATGCGGCTCGGTCTGGAACCGGATTTCTACCAGAAGATAGATATCCATGTCCACGTGCCCGAGGGCGCCATTCCCAAGGACGGGCCATCGGCCGGTATCACCATTGCCACCTCCATTGTCTCGGCCCTGCTGAAGCTTCCGGTGAACCGGCAGCTGGCCATGACCGGGGAGATCACCCTCCGGGGTCGGGTCCTGCCCATCGGCGGCCTGACCGAGAAGCTGCTGGCTGCCCGGCGGGGTAATATCACCCATGTGCTGATTCCAGCGGAAAACGAGCGGGATCTCAAAGAAGTGCCCCAGAAGATCCGTAACAGCCTGACCATCGAACTGGTATCACACGTCGACGAGGTGCTCCAGAAGGCCCTTATCCTCAAGGAGGGAGAGGAACTGTTTCAGGACGTATCTCTGGAATCGATCTATAATGACTTCACGGTGTCAGCCCATAACACCCCTGCCCAGTGA
- a CDS encoding tyrosine-type recombinase/integrase has product MPYFDKQKKVWIAQIKYKQRKYRSYHQSKTDAKKWEVKKREQLQVTEATSRIPTVSLLEFATRYLDYSRSKHASKTYHEKKLAFRLLFSSVDPQLPAGELHQGAVLFHLQQQAQQRSGNAANKDRKNLIAAWNWAQKYIPGFPSTNPFMVDRFPETRSPRYVPPESDFWKVYDVAESEQDRLMLLCFLHLAARRNEIFYLRWEDVDFKHQQIRLYTRKRRDGSLEYDWIPMTRRLSAELDNHLSSSGSGLSEWVFPNPDTGIPYIARQKWMPRLCRLANVKPFGLHAIRHLTASILVKNDVSLIDIQTILRHKKLTTTERYIHRLASVRSALEVLE; this is encoded by the coding sequence ATGCCGTACTTCGACAAACAGAAAAAGGTGTGGATCGCCCAGATAAAGTACAAGCAACGGAAATATCGATCGTATCACCAAAGCAAAACCGACGCGAAAAAATGGGAAGTCAAAAAACGAGAACAGTTGCAAGTAACCGAAGCAACTTCGAGGATCCCCACGGTCTCGTTGCTTGAGTTTGCTACCCGGTACCTTGATTACTCCAGGTCAAAACATGCTTCAAAAACGTACCATGAGAAGAAACTGGCGTTTCGTCTCCTATTCTCCTCAGTTGATCCTCAGTTACCAGCTGGGGAACTCCACCAGGGGGCGGTTCTTTTTCATCTTCAACAGCAGGCCCAGCAGCGTTCCGGAAATGCGGCGAACAAGGATCGCAAAAACCTGATAGCTGCCTGGAACTGGGCACAGAAATATATACCCGGCTTCCCTTCCACCAACCCATTTATGGTGGATCGTTTCCCGGAAACCAGGTCTCCCAGGTATGTTCCTCCGGAGTCTGATTTCTGGAAAGTCTATGATGTTGCGGAATCGGAACAGGATCGCCTAATGCTTCTTTGTTTCCTGCACCTTGCCGCCAGACGAAACGAAATTTTCTATCTCCGTTGGGAGGATGTGGATTTCAAACACCAGCAGATCAGGCTTTATACCCGCAAGCGCCGGGATGGTTCCCTGGAATATGACTGGATTCCCATGACCAGGCGTTTGTCTGCGGAACTGGATAACCATTTATCCAGCTCCGGATCCGGATTATCTGAATGGGTTTTTCCCAATCCGGATACAGGCATTCCATACATTGCCCGTCAGAAATGGATGCCTCGTCTCTGCCGGCTGGCCAATGTCAAGCCTTTCGGCCTCCATGCGATCCGTCACCTTACGGCGTCCATCCTGGTCAAGAATGATGTCTCTCTGATCGATATTCAAACCATTCTGCGTCACAAGAAACTGACCACCACGGAACGATACATTCACCGGCTGGCCAGTGTCCGGTCAGCTCTGGAAGTTTTGGAATGA